The segment GCCTCCCGCTTTACGGGTCCAGACTGAAGCGGCGGCCATGGTACAGGGAGTACTGGCAGCGATCATCAACCCGATTTGAAAATCGATGCCCATCTGCATCGACATCAACATCATTCCCAAAATCGGAATGGCGATATAGTTCGTACACGAGGAAAGCAGCACGGGGCCTGGATAACGGAACGAATCATACAAGAGTCGACTGTTCAGACTGAACGCCATCAGAAACAGGACGATTTGCGTCAGGTTTTTAGGTTTCAGAAGTTCTGTAACCTGATTGACCTCTTCTTCCGACGAATGATATCCCCACCACAAACCTGCAGAGATAAATATCGTCAGACCAAATAAGAACCACTGTTTCTGAATATATTGCAGCATATAATCGCCATAGACCGAAAATTTGAGCCCTCCCATCCACGGCACACACTGGTGGTGCACGTAATAGCTGGGGCAGCTATCCGGAAAGGCACGTCCCGACAGGTCCAAAGTTGGACATGAGTTCGTGGGACATGCAGGGGCACTTTCCTGACATTGGAAGCAGATTGCCTATTTTTGCACTCAATACCTACAGTCACAACCGGTGCGGGAAGGAAACAGCCGGAATCTTCCCGAAAGCCGATCAAAGCAACTCCAAATGTGAGAGCAACCCGCTTACATCAATAACAGATTTAATTCGATTTTTTGAGTCGTTCCTCAGTCTGAACCTGACGAATTCGTTTTAGCTGTAATTCCAAACCATATCGGTCCAATGATCCCTCGGGCAGCTGATTTATCAGCTGATCTAGCATTCGGATCGCCAATGCGTATTTACCACTTCGTGCATATGCAGGTACTGCATTTATGAATGCCGGTTTGCTCCAGGAACCTTGCGAACCATACTTGCGATTATATTCAGTGAACATATCCGCCGATTGGTCGTATCGTCCCAATGCCAACTGCGCCACTGCCAACCAGTATGAGATATTGCTTTGGGCCATTTCAGTATAGGCCGCTTCCTGAGGTTTACCGATTTGCTGAAGTTGTTCTACCGATAGCACTGAGCTATCGGTCCCACCATTCATCATCACTTGAATACCGACGAACTGTTTTATCGCCTGTTGATGATTTCCCACCAGATAGGACAATCGAGTTCTTCCTACCGCGTTCGAATGCGTCAGCTTAAAGACAGTCTCGTTTCCTTCAATTTCCTGCGCTCCTTCAAAATAGGCACGGAATGAACCAGAAAACACATTCACGATCTGTTGTTGCTGTTCCGATAAATCGACTTTTTCCCGTTTCTTGAGAGGGTACGACCAGATTGTTAAATCCTCCTCTTTCCACTTGCCATTCGATTGAGTCACCAATCGGGTCGGAAGCCCTTGGCCACTCTCATCATCTATTAGACCATCGTAAAGCAAAAACTTGGAATCAAGAGGTAACTGAGTCTGGAAGCGGCTAAAACGAGGCAACCACAATTCGGGATATCCAATCATTTCGATGCTTACATCTTTAAGGCCATCGAAGGTCAGTGGAAAGGGATGTTCATCGTCGAGATTGAGATTCGCAATGACACTCTCGTCGCTGGTCACTTCCTCCAAGGTAGCCACATCCGTAATAGCATAGGAAGCATTATCCTGCTCAAGACCTGGAATTGGCATTCCCAATTGAGTGCTGAATAGATAGACGCCATCGCGCAGAATGACTCCAACAAGCCAGGGAGACTGTTCGCTAACTCCGCCCTTGGGCCTGACGATACAACTGTCGATTCGATTCTGACGAAGAATATCTGCAAACAATAATGCACGGTCCTCTGCTGTTCCCATCCCCCATTTCAGGTTCTGGTGAGAAGTCAGGCCAAGCTGACCAATTTCCGGAACGAGCGCAATGTTGTTTATTGCAAAGTCGAACACCTGTAGCACGCGTTGAATATCCGAATCTTGTCCGGTAGCCACCGTCTCCCAGATCAGATAATGCAAAATTGAGTCACGAATATGGTCGGTATCACGAAGTTGAAACCGGCCCGGTGACAGTTCTGAAATCTGCTCTTCACTGAGCCACTGTTTCAGTTTTTCGGAATCGATACTTCCATCGCTGGCACCGCAACTATTCGACCAGTCATTCAACAGTCCAAGAATCATTTCATTTTCGACTCGAATTGAGTGTTGTTCGGGATGGCTCATCGAGATGATCGAGGACACCCATCGCTCGCATTGCTCGTCTGAATCTGAAGAAGCATTCGCATCCACCGAAGAGGCATTATCTTCATCATTGTTAGCGGGAATGTCGTCAGGCGGACGACACCCGGAGTGAGAAAGGCTCAGAATTAGAACGAGCAGCGACAGTAATCCCGGCTTGAAGCGGATAGAAGTGGAATCGCTCAAGTAAGACTTGTTCAAAAATGTTTTCATGGGATTGAAATATTGCTTGAAAGAGATGATCTGATTGACAGGAAATGAATCGATTAGGGCTGAATAAAAAAATCAACAGTTCATGAATAAAAGATTATGGAAAGGAGAGCGTTAGTTCGCGAAGTTGTTTCAGTTCTGAAATCAAAGCCGCAAGTTGAGAAAGTGGTAACATATTCGGTCCGTCGCTCTTGGCATTATCCGGATCAGGATGGGTCTCTATAAAAACGGCATCAACACCCGCTGCAACTGCTGCGCGAGCAAGCGGACGAATCATCTCCCGCTGTCCACCCGTCGTACTCCCACCGGGCGTCTGCACACTGTGTGTTGCATCAAAAATCACGGGAACGCCATGTTGCTTCATAATCGGAATGGCACGAAAATCATTGACCAACCGACCGTAGCCAAAGACTGTTCCCCGTTCGGTCAGCATGATATTCGCATTCCCCGCTTCCTCCGCTTTGCGAACGGCATGTAGTGTATCTTCTGGAGCAACGAATTGTGGCTTCTTGATATTAATGACGCCGCCATATTTCGCGGTCGCTTCTGCCGTCGCCACGATTAAATCGGTCTGCCGTGCCAGGAAGGCGGGGATCTGTACGATTTCACAAACAGAGGCTACGGAATCCGCTTGGCCTGCCTCGTGGATGTCGGTTGTCACGGGAAGTCCGGTCTCGGATTTGATCGACTCCAGCATCCGCAAACCTTCGTCGAGTCCAGGCCCCCGGTAGGACTTGATGCTCGTTCGGTTGGCTTTATCGAAACTCGATTTGAAGACGACAGGGAGGCCCAGATCTTCTCCTAATTTCGCAATCGAAGCCGACACCTCTTTAAGCAGATCGAGGCTTTCCATAACACACGGGCCAGCGATCACCATCAACGGGCACCCCGTGCCACAGCGGTAGGCTCTCCGGCCGGGAGTCTGGAAGATGATAGGATCAGAGGGCACTGGCGTCGACTTTCAGCGCAGAAGGGAAGTGATGCAGGACAGGCTCCTATTCTTTCTGTACGAGCAGAGATTGTAAAACGTTGGTCGGACTTTCCCAACAGAACGGGGGCAGAGACCAGAGAATTACCTGCGAGATACGTACAGACGGCACACTTTCACCAAGCTGGTTAATTTACCAATGCGCAATCGGTCCGTTGGGAATTTTGAGCATGGCGGTTGGAACAGACGATTCCCGCTCGCCTTGACGCTCCCGAATTTGCTCGACGATTTCATCGAACTCACTGTAAGAGTTAAACTTACGGAGTCGGTCTTCAAGATCTTCAGGAACTCCCAGCTTGGCTCCATACCAGGCAGAGAACTTGCGGAACATAATGCAACTGTATTGCGCGTGCTGATCGACCATCAGGTAAAAATGTCTGATCAGGAACTGGATTAACTCTTCTGGATCCGGTTCACGGGGCTCCCGTCCCGCACCGTAGTCATCAATTTTGCGGAAAATCCAGGGATCAAAAAGTGCCCCTCTTCCAATGGCCACTGCAGCACAACCGGTCATTTCCATCAACCGATAGGCGTCCGCCGGGTTACGAACATCGCCATTTCCAACAACGGGGATGTTGTCTACCGCTTCCACTGTATCACGGATCCCGTCGACACTGATTTCTCCGTGGAAACCTTGTTCCCGAGTTCGACCATGAATGGTAATAGCTTTGACACCTTGCTGTTCAAACTCGCGGGCGAGGGCAGGAGCAGTAATGTTCTCCGAATCCCACCCCAATCGCATCTTGACTGTCACGGGGATGTCAACCGCGTTGACCACCAGTGAGACCAACTGACAGGCGTTATCCGTATCACACATCAGTCGGGCGCCACCACCGTTTCCAGTGATTTTCGCCATGGGACAGCCCATATTGATGTCGATCGATTTATAGTTCTGATCTTCCAGGAACTTCGCCGCTTCAACGAGGTGCTCGGTTTTGCCACCGTAAATCTGCACTGCCATCGGTGTATCTTCGGGACACGTCCGTGTCAGCTCGACCGCTCTTTTTCCCCGCGCAAGTATACTGTCCGCCAGCACGAGGTCAGTCGTTGCGAGCCCCAGTCCTCCCAGTTCGCGAATAGCCAGCCGAAAGGAGAGGTGCGTAAATCCAGCCAACGGCGCCAGGAAGAACCGTGTGGGTATCGTCCTACCACCGATGACAATCGGTTTGTCGGCGGGATCGATCGGGATTCCAATCGGCTGGGAAGTTTCTGTCAGTTCGGTACTCATGATGGTGTGTACCTTACGAAACCGGCTCAGGAGCTGACAACATCAAATCGAGTTCAAACCTGCAGCAGCCTATGAATTACTGACGTCCGCCACAGTCCATTCACCATCGATGAGACGACTTGTTTCCCCGGTAGGGTTCTTATCCTGCAACGTCGCAGGGAGTCGATGCGGGCGGACGTTGTCATAACATTGAAGCATACCAAACCTTACGAGAGACGCCGGAATACCGACCGAGGTGAATCCGGGATGCCCGGTCGAAGGGTAGGGCCCGCCATGATTCATTGAAGGGACAACAGCAACTCCGGTGGGCATTTTGTCGTTTAGCAGGCGACCGACTTTCTGACGGAGAACCGGAGCTACCTGATCGTAGGCTGCGTCATCCTTACCAGTCGATTCACTGTACAAACAACCGGTCAGATTTCCTTCTAGGGACTCGGCAATGGCGAGCATCTGCTTAACGTCGTCAGCAACAACCAGTAACGAAGCATTTCCAAACGCCTCTGACTGCAGCGCCTCGGCATTCTTGAGAAAGTCGGCAGCAGAAACTTTGAGCAGCGTGTTCTGACAGGTCAAACGATCCCCGTCGACCGCTTCTCCTCCCGTTAGCAATTCGGCGCCAGCTGCTTTCAGGGTGCGAATACCGTCGAGTAAATTCTGTTCGACATTCTTCGCCAGAAGCGTTCCCGTCGGAGCCGCTTTGAATTTTTCGGTTACCGACTTAATGAAGTCCTGCCCCGCCGAGGTCGCGGGGACTACCACGAGACCGGGATTCGTACAGAACTGCCCCGTTCCCATGAGGCAACTGCCGGTAAATTCTTCCGCGAGGCTTTCTCCTTTTTCTTCCAGAACTTCGGGCAGCAGGAAGATGGGGTTGATGCTGGATAGCTCCAGATAGATTGGTTTCCCTGCTTTGTCCGCAGCCGCTTTCAAAGCCAGTCCCCCTTGGCGAGAACCGGTAAAAGCAGTCGCCCCCATCAGCGGATGAGAGACGAGTTTCTCGCCATCTTTGTAATCCATCTGGTACAGGAGTTGGACGAAGCCGGGAGGCATTTGTGTTTTTTCCGCCGCCATGTAAGCTGCTTCGGCCAGAATGCGAGTGGTCGCCGGATGAGCGGGATGTCCTTTGGTAATCACTGGATTTCCTGCCGCAACGGCTGCCGCAAAGTCTCCCCCCGCCATTCCATTGAATGCCAGTGGGAAGTTATTCGGTCCGAATATGGCAATGGGCCCGAGTGGTCCGAACTCCGAACGAATGTTCGATGCGGTGTCAATCGTCGCCTGCTTCCAGGCGCCCGTTCGCGCGGCCTGCGCCGCAGTGCGCAACTGATTCGACGTGCGTGGAAGTTCCACATCTTTAATTCGAGGGGAGACCGGATAGGCCGTTTCCAGATGCGCCGCTTCCACCAGAGCGTCAGCGCGGGCTTCGATCTCAATCGCGTAATCTTCCAGGAAGCGTGCGAACCGCTCGCCCGGCCATTGTTTAACAGCACTGGCAGCCACTGCTGCTGCCTGAATCGCCTCTTTAATTTCGGACCAGGGACTAACGGGGAACTGTTCAGGCAACAATTCGCCTGTTGCTGGATTCAGGGCTTGAAAAGTTTCCTTGCCTGCTGATTCGATCCACTTTCCTCCGATGAGGACTTTGCTAACCGCCATGAGTCACCTTCCAATATTGAATAGGCACCGCGAAAACCGCGTTGAATGTTTTGCATTTGAGTTTTGGGAAGACCTATTTTCTCGACTGACCCGGAGGACCGCAACCCACTTGGCCTAATCCACCGCTATTCATCGACACCTGTGTCGGGGCCACTCTCTCGAAGCTGCTGGATGAATTCATCGGAGAGTCCGGCCGCTCGCCTCGCCTCGTCCTGAAAGGTGTCCCCTTTCGCTTTGAACGGTCGCAAAGGCCAGTGGAGATGTTTGCAAAAGGCTTCCCAGTCCGAATCGCCAGGTGCCTTCATCTTACGCAGCCATTCGATACCAAAAGAGACATGGCCGATTTCATCTTTGTGAATCTGACGCATCATCGCTGCACTTTTAGGATCACCCGCTTCCAGGAAGAAGGTTTCGAATTCAATCGTATGGTCGAGGTTCCGCCCTTCGAAGGTGAGAGGTAACCCGGCGAGGTAGTCGAGTTCGTTTTCGAAACTGAGAGCTTTCTTCCAGATGTAGCAGTTCACTGGCAAATCACCGAATTTAATCCCCAATGCCGCCCCGCGAACTTGATGCATGCGGGTATGCCGCTGTTCGTCCGCCATCACGGTGGTCATGCCCAAGCGGAACTCCGTAGGCGCTTCAGGAAAGGCAAGCAGCATGTAGGCCATCACTTCGAGGGCCTGTAACTCGTGGTTGGCCATGATGTGATGGGCCACAGCACGTTTCTGTTGATCTTTAAAACTGAGCGGGTGCGGCATCGATGGTGCAGAACGTCGCGGAGCAAACTGCAAATTCGCAGGACGAGTGGGTTCTTCCACCCGGAGAGGGTCCCCCGGATGCTCGTCGGTGAAGGGTTCCTCCACCGGCCGCAGTTTCTCTTCCAGAGAATCGGAGAGCAGAACACGTTCAGCAAAATGGCGGATTTCCATTGGGGAGTATCAACATGAAAGAACGAGGCGAGTTAACCACGTCCTCCTTCGCAGCAAGTTTCACAAATCGTATGGCAGCGGGAACAGACCGTCTTCAACTTGATATCAATCAATTCCCCGCCACAAACGGGACAACAGCGCCGACAAGCCTCGGCAGCAGGAGGTGTGTTTTCAGAATGAAGGGCGACATCACGATTGATCGTCATGGAACTCACTCCTTGAGTCGGTTGAGGAATAAACAACGGGGCACAGTATCCTTTGATACCGAAATCAGCAGAGAGGTTCAACTAGAACCTCTCTTGTTCTCCTGAATAAAGCGACTCCTGATTTATTCAGGTCTCAATTTCGTGTGACCGATCCCATGGAACAGATCGTAATGTCCGCACTGTATTCTCTCATCTCCTCGTAGTATAATTTCGATTGAACAAATGAATGCCCAGCGTCTAAATGAATGCCCCGTTTAATTGAAAGAGGTTGCATGTCCACCATCTGGATACAACGTGAGATCAGGTTGCCGGCGAAGCGGCGTGGGTTTCATATTGTGACCCATCTGATTGAAAATGAGATTCCTGAACTTGAACTGTTGGAGTGCGGGATTCTGCATCTCTTTATCAAACATACTTCCGCCTCGATTTCCATCAATGAAAACGCTGACTCTGATGTGCCCATCGATTTGGAATCGTCAATGAATGCGATTGCTCCGGAGGATTTTCCTTACCGGCATACGTGTGAAGGGCCGGACGATATGCCCGCGCATGTCAAAAGTTCGCTGATTGGGGCATCGCTGAATATCCCTGTGACGAATGGTCGGTTGAACTTAGGAACGTGGCAAGGTATTTATTTATGCGAACACCGCGATCATGGTGGCAGCCGCAAAATCGTCATTACTTTACAGGGATCCAAAGGGGAATAAACCACCATGCAGATTAAACTCGACTATGGAACTACGGGCATGTTGGTCGAAGTTCCAGACCAGAACATCGTCGGCCCCTTAACCTTGAAACCGGCTGAACCTATTGAAGATACAGAGGCGGCGGTGCTGGAAGTCCTCCGGCGACCCACCGGTACCAAACCACTCAAGGAACTGGCCGCAGGTAAGTCTTCCGCCTGCATTCTAATCTGTGACATCACGCGACCTGTTCCCAATCAAGTTATTCTCGAACAGATTTTACCGGAACTCGAATCTGCCGGTGTTGAACGAAGTGCGATTACAATCCTGATCGCTACTGGTCTTCATCGCCCGAACGAAGGGGAGGAACTCATCGAGTTGGTCGGTGAGGAGATTGCGAAAAACTATCGCGTTGAAAATCACTTCGGAAAAAATCGGGATGAGCATACCTACCTTGGCGAATCGACTCGTGGTGTGCCGGCCTGGATTGATACCCGATTTGTTGAAGCGGATCTAAAAATCACCGTCGGCCTCATTGAACCTCATCTAATGGCGGGATACTCGGGAGGGCGTAAATTGATCTGCCCCGGCATCGCGGCACTGGAAACGGTCAAGGTGTGGCACAGCCCACGATTTATTGAACACCCCAATGCCGACTGCGGCATCCTGGAAGGGAACCCGGTTCACGAAGAGAATACTGAGATCGCGAAGATGGCGGGCTGCGATTTCATCGTGAACGTAACCCTGGATGAACAGCGCCGCGTTACAAAAGTGGTCGGCGGTGACATGGAAGCGGCCTTCATGGAGGGCGTGCGTTTTGTAGAACAGTTCGTCAAAGCGGAAGTCAACGGTAAATGTGATGTTGTCTTGACCAGCTCCGCCGGATATCCACTCGACAATACCTTTTACCAGTCGATCAAAGGTTTAACGGGAGTCCTTCCTATTATCAAAGAAGGAGGCCGCATCATCATCGTGGCGAAAATTGGCGAAGGGATCGGTAGCCCGGAGTTCCAGCAACTGTTTGAAGAGAACGAGAACCTTGTCACGTTCATGGATCGCATCACAAACACGGATTACTTCGTGATGGACCAGTGGCAATTGGAAGAGCTGGCCAAAGTCTGCCGGAAGGCAAAAGTCACTTATGTGACGGAAGGGCTCTCCGCAGAGCAACTTAAAAACTTGTACGTTGAATCAGCCCCCTCAGTCGAGGTCGCTATCCAAGCGGCACTCCAGGAGCATGGCACCGACGCGAAGATTGCCGTAATCCCTAAAGGGCCGTACGTTCTTCCGGTACTTGCCTGATCGGCGATCGCCATATAAGTCTGGCAATCTCCTCACATCGTCATGAACAGGATCTAGCTGACGTACTTCTGCAGGATTGCGGGCAGTTCAGAAGTAAACTGACCACGGGTGAACACGCCTGCGCAGCCGAGTTCCTGGGCCTGCTTCAACTTGTCGACTTCGACGTGGGGGCCGAACGCGACCGTTTTCGCTTTCAGTTCTGCCGAGGTCTTCCTTAGAAGCGTCTCCAGATTCAATCCGGGGGTATTCAAATCGAGGACCATGCCGACGAAGTCGTCGTTCGCATCCAGAACTGACTCGGCTTTGGCACCGCTCATGACGGTCTCGCAGCTCAAACCTAACATTTGTGCGGTACCAGAAACTTTGCTGGTAAAAATGAGATCGCTGCAGACAACGAGATAACGGGACATAAGAGCACATTCGCTTTCAGGCGGACAGAATTGACAGGTTATTAAGTGGCGTTCCCCGGAAATAGAGCGGGCATTCCATCGAGTTATAGAAGGGAATCGACGTGCGCCGCAACCGGGAATGGTTCTCTGAAGCTCAGAACAGGAAAATTCGAGATCGAGAGCCTGCTAGGAGTGGTGATTCCATTCTCCGTTTGTGGTACAAAAGAGCTCATTCAAGAAGATTTTAATCATCTTCTATTCATTTCTTCATCTGTTTGCGGATCGAAAGAGCCTGCCTTTTTTCTTTGCAGGACCTCCGCAGACTTCGACGCTCGACTTTTCCTCGGCTCCGACAGGGTTTCACTATGCTTTCGAATATCGACCTGGCTGTTTTAATCGTCTACCTCGGTGGAATGGTTGCCTTCGGTTTCTGGTTCGCTCGTAAGAGTTCCAGCACTGAAGAGTTCATGGCCGCGGGACGTTCCTTACCTGGCTGGGCTGTCGGCTTGTCTATCTTTGGAACGTTTGTCAGTTCGATCTCTTTCCTGGCCAACCCAGGGAAATCGTTCGGCGGGAACTGGAACCCCTTCGTTTTTGGACTGTCACTGCCACTCGCTGCGTTTATCGCCGCGAAATGGTTTGTGCCCTTTTATCGTAAATCGGGCGAAGTCTCCGCCTATTCTCATCTGGAACATCGATTCGGTGTCTGGGCTCGCTTGTATGTCGTCTGTTGTTTCCTGGTGCTGCAAATCGTCCGTATAGGCGTGATCATGATGCTGGCAGCAACCCCCATTCGCTTGATGACCGGTTGGGACATGTCGACGATCATCATTGTGATTGGAATTCTCGTCACCCTCTATACCTTGCTCGGGGGGATTGAAGCGGTGATCTGGACCGACGTGGTTCAGAGTGTCGTACTGACAGGCGGGGCTATTTTGTGCATCATCCTCATCATGATCGACATGCCCGAAGGACCGGGACAGATTTTCGATATCGCCATGAATGCCGAAGTTGACGGAAAAACGGTAAACAAATTCTCGCTTGGTTCGTTCTCCCCCTCTCTGATGGTTGCTGCACCGACTTTCTGGATCACCTTGATTTACGGTCTGTTTATTAACCTGAATAACTTCGGGATCGATCAAAGTTTCGTCCAACGCTACATCACAGCCAAAACCGACAAAGACGCGACTCAGAGTGTCTGGTTGGGAGCTTGGTTGTTTCTGCCGACTTCGGCTATGCTCTTCTTCATCGGTACTGCACTTTACGCCTACACCCAGGCGGACACCGGTTTCCTGGAAGAAGCCGCCCACAATGTTCGAGCGTTTGATGAAAATGTCGACGCCGACACGGCCCATGAGGACGTCTTGAAAAACGACGAAGTCTTCCCGGCGTTCATCGCCTACCGACTTCCCGTAGGGGTGAAAGGGATCCTCATTGCCGCGATCTTCGCAGCCGCGATGAGTAGTATCGACAGTAGCTTGAACAGCTCAGCGACATTGATTCTGGCAGACTTCTACAAACGATTTAAGAACCCGAATGCGAGCGAGCGGGCATCAATGACCGTACTTTACTCCACCACATTAATCCTGGGATTTATAGGCACCCTACTTGGGTTGGGTTTAATGGGCCAGGATTCAATGCTCGATATCTGGTGGAAACTCTCCGGGATACTTTCGGGGGGAATGCTCGGATTATTCCTGTTGGGCATTATTTCCAAACGGGCGGGAAACCCGGCAGCAATACTTGGAGTCATTCTCGGAATGATTGTGATTGCCTGGATGACCATTTCCAGCATTATCGAATCACTCGACAAAGCGATCGCAGACCCCTCTAGTCCTTCACCCTTTGAATTCATGCGAGGCATCATTGAGCCGATTCGAATTGTCGAAACCAACATGAATGGTTTGATGACGATCGTCTTTGGAACCTTAACGATTGTATTGAGCGGAATGCTGTTTGGTCTCTTCTTCAAGAAACCCCAACCCATCGAGCCGAAGAACAGTATTGAGGCCTCGTCCGAGAAGTAAGCAACTGTTTCTCGGTTTCCAATAAATAACAAAACGGATTGCGCGGCAGACGACAGGGATTTTGTCGTTACAACAACGATAAAGAGAAAAGATGACTGATTCTAAATTACCTAAACCGCTCAGCGGCATTATCCCTCCGATGATCACTCCGTTAAAGGATCGAAACACGCTCGACATCGAGGGTCTCGAACGGTTGGTCGAACATATTATTGCCGGGGGCGTTCATGGTCTATTCGTCTTGGGCACGACGGGGGAAGCCCCGAGCCTCAGCTATCAGTTACGACAGGAAGTGCTGGAGCGAACCTGCAACCTGGTGAAAGGCCGCATTCCCGTGATTGTCGGCATCACCGATACTTCTTATGTGGAATCCGTCAACCTGGCTGAGTTCGCCGCCGACTGTGGTGCCGATGCCGTGGTGCTTGCCGCTCCGTATTACTTCCCAGCGGGACAACCGGAACTCCTGGAATATGTCACCCATATTGCACCGGAGCTTCCGCTGCCAATGTATCTGTACAACATGCCGAGCCTCACCAAAGTGACGTTCGATCCCAGCATGGTCAAACAGGCTTTAGACATCCCCAACGTCATCGGGCTTAAAGACAGCTCGGGAAATATGATCTATCTGCATGAGATCATTCAGATCTGCAAAGACCGTCCCGACTTCACCTTACTCGTGGGTCCCGAACAGCTACTGGCCGAGTCTGTTTTGATGGGTGGCCATGGTGGAATTAACGGAGGAGCCAACCTGGCGCCGAAGTTGTACGTCGATCTGTACAATGCTGCCAAAGCAGAAGACATGGCGACCGTCCGCAAACTGCACAATCAGGTTATGGAACTGGCCATGTCGATCTACACCGTTGGCAAACATGGTTCGACCTACCTGAAAGGGCTTAAATGTGCTCTCTCTTGTGCCGGTATCTGTAGCGACATGCTGGCCGAGCCATTCACAAACTTTAAAGATGCTGAACGGGCACAGGTTAATTCGGCCTTGGAGAAATTGGGATTGCTCTCTGACAAAGCTTCCTGTTGAATGCAACGGCCTGCAAATTTTGCCTGAAAGTTAAGACAGCCCCCGCCGGTAAACTCGCCGGTGGGACTACTGCGGTTCCAGTCTAAATTTGTTGACAGCCGTTATCGGGGTGATAGAATCGAATGGCAGTTTATGTACTGCCGAGCTTCGATTCACCTTCTTATTACCCTTTCATTTTCCGCAGATACGGATGGGGTGGCTGTTATGGGAAAAACTTATTTCCGACGCTACCGGATGGAAATCGACCTTTCTCACTCCGACATACCGACTCCGCATCTCCCCGAAGAATATCGTTGGGTAGAGTGGACGCCGGACCTGCTGGAACGGCACGCGCTGGTAAAGTATGAAAGCTTCTCTCAAGAGCTGGACTCAGTCGTCTTTCCTTGCCTGGGCCATTTGACGGGGTGCCAGCGACTGATGGGAGACATCACCCACCAGAAAAGTTTTGTCCCCGCCGCAACCTGGCTGATTATGTCTCGGCCGCACCAGGAATTCTTCGGCCTCGACTGCGGGACTATTCAAGGGATTGTCCAGTCGACCAACCTCGGTGCAATTCAGAACGTGGGCGTCATCCCCGAACATCGCGGACAGGGATTGGGACGTGCTCTCGTTTGCAAATCGCTTCAAGGCTTTCAAGCCGCCGGCATCCGCCGCGTCTACCTGGAAGTCACCGCCCAGAACAGCAGCGCCGTCGAACTCTACCATTCCATCG is part of the Polystyrenella longa genome and harbors:
- a CDS encoding tetratricopeptide repeat protein: MKTFLNKSYLSDSTSIRFKPGLLSLLVLILSLSHSGCRPPDDIPANNDEDNASSVDANASSDSDEQCERWVSSIISMSHPEQHSIRVENEMILGLLNDWSNSCGASDGSIDSEKLKQWLSEEQISELSPGRFQLRDTDHIRDSILHYLIWETVATGQDSDIQRVLQVFDFAINNIALVPEIGQLGLTSHQNLKWGMGTAEDRALLFADILRQNRIDSCIVRPKGGVSEQSPWLVGVILRDGVYLFSTQLGMPIPGLEQDNASYAITDVATLEEVTSDESVIANLNLDDEHPFPLTFDGLKDVSIEMIGYPELWLPRFSRFQTQLPLDSKFLLYDGLIDDESGQGLPTRLVTQSNGKWKEEDLTIWSYPLKKREKVDLSEQQQQIVNVFSGSFRAYFEGAQEIEGNETVFKLTHSNAVGRTRLSYLVGNHQQAIKQFVGIQVMMNGGTDSSVLSVEQLQQIGKPQEAAYTEMAQSNISYWLAVAQLALGRYDQSADMFTEYNRKYGSQGSWSKPAFINAVPAYARSGKYALAIRMLDQLINQLPEGSLDRYGLELQLKRIRQVQTEERLKKSN
- the kdsA gene encoding 3-deoxy-8-phosphooctulonate synthase, with translation MPSDPIIFQTPGRRAYRCGTGCPLMVIAGPCVMESLDLLKEVSASIAKLGEDLGLPVVFKSSFDKANRTSIKSYRGPGLDEGLRMLESIKSETGLPVTTDIHEAGQADSVASVCEIVQIPAFLARQTDLIVATAEATAKYGGVINIKKPQFVAPEDTLHAVRKAEEAGNANIMLTERGTVFGYGRLVNDFRAIPIMKQHGVPVIFDATHSVQTPGGSTTGGQREMIRPLARAAVAAGVDAVFIETHPDPDNAKSDGPNMLPLSQLAALISELKQLRELTLSFP
- a CDS encoding tRNA dihydrouridine synthase, producing the protein MSTELTETSQPIGIPIDPADKPIVIGGRTIPTRFFLAPLAGFTHLSFRLAIRELGGLGLATTDLVLADSILARGKRAVELTRTCPEDTPMAVQIYGGKTEHLVEAAKFLEDQNYKSIDINMGCPMAKITGNGGGARLMCDTDNACQLVSLVVNAVDIPVTVKMRLGWDSENITAPALAREFEQQGVKAITIHGRTREQGFHGEISVDGIRDTVEAVDNIPVVGNGDVRNPADAYRLMEMTGCAAVAIGRGALFDPWIFRKIDDYGAGREPREPDPEELIQFLIRHFYLMVDQHAQYSCIMFRKFSAWYGAKLGVPEDLEDRLRKFNSYSEFDEIVEQIRERQGERESSVPTAMLKIPNGPIAHW
- a CDS encoding aldehyde dehydrogenase (NADP(+)) yields the protein MAVSKVLIGGKWIESAGKETFQALNPATGELLPEQFPVSPWSEIKEAIQAAAVAASAVKQWPGERFARFLEDYAIEIEARADALVEAAHLETAYPVSPRIKDVELPRTSNQLRTAAQAARTGAWKQATIDTASNIRSEFGPLGPIAIFGPNNFPLAFNGMAGGDFAAAVAAGNPVITKGHPAHPATTRILAEAAYMAAEKTQMPPGFVQLLYQMDYKDGEKLVSHPLMGATAFTGSRQGGLALKAAADKAGKPIYLELSSINPIFLLPEVLEEKGESLAEEFTGSCLMGTGQFCTNPGLVVVPATSAGQDFIKSVTEKFKAAPTGTLLAKNVEQNLLDGIRTLKAAGAELLTGGEAVDGDRLTCQNTLLKVSAADFLKNAEALQSEAFGNASLLVVADDVKQMLAIAESLEGNLTGCLYSESTGKDDAAYDQVAPVLRQKVGRLLNDKMPTGVAVVPSMNHGGPYPSTGHPGFTSVGIPASLVRFGMLQCYDNVRPHRLPATLQDKNPTGETSRLIDGEWTVADVSNS
- a CDS encoding ferritin-like domain-containing protein → MEIRHFAERVLLSDSLEEKLRPVEEPFTDEHPGDPLRVEEPTRPANLQFAPRRSAPSMPHPLSFKDQQKRAVAHHIMANHELQALEVMAYMLLAFPEAPTEFRLGMTTVMADEQRHTRMHQVRGAALGIKFGDLPVNCYIWKKALSFENELDYLAGLPLTFEGRNLDHTIEFETFFLEAGDPKSAAMMRQIHKDEIGHVSFGIEWLRKMKAPGDSDWEAFCKHLHWPLRPFKAKGDTFQDEARRAAGLSDEFIQQLRESGPDTGVDE
- a CDS encoding secondary thiamine-phosphate synthase enzyme YjbQ; amino-acid sequence: MSTIWIQREIRLPAKRRGFHIVTHLIENEIPELELLECGILHLFIKHTSASISINENADSDVPIDLESSMNAIAPEDFPYRHTCEGPDDMPAHVKSSLIGASLNIPVTNGRLNLGTWQGIYLCEHRDHGGSRKIVITLQGSKGE